aaggcaagaaaaatattgccgaaatggcctccgtagcacagtggattaactacgcaaaagtcctgggttctatccccggctgggccaattgaagttttctttctggtctatgtctggctggctagttaataccctactggcaagcgatttagtgttccggtgagatattatgtagatacagaaatgtgtgtggattttcatcctttgcctaactagttatctcgcttccatcttagattgcatcatcacttatcatcttattctataattatgtcaaagaacagatttttgtacaaagtaaactaacatactcttcattagtctgcctagagcctaacataattataaaaacttgtaattgtagtttcaaattaacaaattgttctggttcatcattacataattataaactacttattatagattcaaaaataaaactcaaattttactctacctgcctttagtacatatacctgtggtttaatattgaactggtaacagatactttcaaattagttcatggaatttgcttttctcagatgtttattttcattaccatttcataattaaccttatgttgctccagattaagctacctgtgataaccaaatgaaaatctgttcagtaggtccagagaagtaaacattcagacagctgcaggtcagacagttatttggggtgcattgcatctacaaacattaccataatgtgtaaacccagcatagttgtataattgagcacgagtttcataagaattagtaggattttaataattcccatatcttgagaagactactaagaaacctaattaactaactaatgtaatcattatctgatcaatagctataattaaagtattttattattagctaaaacttaaagtaggtacataccggagactaaatttgtagaatcaaatttctgtaatctctgtagggtcttctctggatcatcggcaggcgaagaaccacactcaaagcattttcttttgttcttcttcatagttatagagacacttcaactaacaaagtcttatttttaacataatgaaaaaccacaacactcagatgaaacgtaaaagacttatagatcttctcaacatcaagaatggcgaggatattacacagcaggttgcttaaatccaatccatgaagaggtcttcataaatattaacaggccgtggcaaacatttattttattattcgtgaattcgtgttttatttggtgaaatgacgccattttcattttataacatatttattttttattaagtaattggggttgccacacttcgtttagaaaatcttacccatacgttactaaaacaatattcaacgagagtgtctctctatatttttgtagaagaaaagtatttattcagttattaaagtcatatttaaatctaaaaatgtattagatttatcaaaatattatgtcaggcgtgagctactaacgataataatattgctacaaCTACCAGACGGTAGAACCGTATGGATGATGACACCACAGGTCTAGCCCCCGTAGGTATAACCAAACTTTGTTCGAGAGTTGACCCGGCCTACTACTCTATGTGATCTGTGCTGCTGCCTGTGCCGGCTGGCCGCTTGTTTGTTATTCGAATCAATTTTAAAGTAAATCATTTCGTCGtagattttgtatgtttacATTTTTGTGCTCACGATGAAATATATTGCAGcattatttcaaattttaataatatcgaACGTTTGTCTCGCTACATTGTCGCCACCGTCTGATAAAAAGTCTCAAAAAGGTGTAAAACCTCAAGAGGGTTCTCGGAAGAACAATGTTTTGGATCGGAAGCTGGTCGTAGAGACCCCATATGTTAAGGATATTCTTAAATATCATGCCACCTACCATCAGGAGACGTCGCTTCGTAACTTCAAAAATACTATTCTTGGTTATGTTACAccggtaatttatatttattactcatattttattactaatagCGTTTTtagattttacaatttattatttaagtaatatcaGCGTTTATTTAACTTGATCTGAATAGTGTATGTTTCAATTCCTGGTAGGAAAATTCGAACCACTTCCTAATGTTTCATTAGACTCTAATTTGGTATACTCGCATAATTCAGTGGCAGTGATAAGTGAATAAGTATTATGACAAATGAACTAATTTGAAGGgaaaaacaaagaaagaatGAACAGTGAAGGAAGTGGTAACATGTTATGAAGGATCCCCTTAATATTACAACTCCCACTAGGTTCTGCCACACAATGGACCTGCACTGTGTATCTATGGAAATCTAAGACATTCGTCTTGTCTTACTACTACTGGTGATGTAGCCCATGATGaatttgtaaagtaaaaaaattaatgcacTTCTAAAACCCTATTTTTTATCCAAAATCACTTTATCATTAAACATCCTTAACAATGAAGGTAGGAATAGACAATGCATGCCCTTTCAtaacctaatttatttaaaactagcggacgcccacatCTTCGTctgtgtgaaattcagtttttcacaaattctgtGGGAACGTGGGATTTTTCCacgatgaaaagtagcctatgtgttacttcagagtaaaatctatttacattccaaattttagccaaattgctttaatagctgcagcgtaaaaaaggaacaaacatacttacacacaaactttcacctttatagtATTGGTGTGATTATGTATTGTTTTCCATAAAATGTtttccaaaatatattaactatatctaattgttctaagcttattaatgaaatttattgtcattaagtaatttaataaaattttaattaaaattattatgtgtaaaataataataattatacactctcatttttaatttgtttgttgataaacattccacattgcCTATTTATTAGCCTTTAAAAACACTCCGGTCACACATGTTCACAGATTTATGTAAAATCTTTTTCaagatgtatttaaaaaattatatttttttatttcctttctAGTGGAACAACAAAGGTTACGATGTAGCAAAAATATGGGCGCCCAAGTTTAACTACATCTCGCCAGTGTGGTTGCAGATCAAGAGGCAGAGTCCACATGTGTATATTATATCTGGCTTACACGACGTTGACCATGCATGGATGAAAACTGTAAAACAGAAAGGCTCAGTTAGTGATTTAAAAAgtttgtaatacatttttagaaaatattataagatatttaTTCGGTAGAAAGATACAAGCAAGCTGCAAAACTCCATTTgctctaatatttattttatattatacaattattgCTAAATAATTTGCACAGATACTTTGCTAAAATATATCACTTCTCCTTATATGAACAGTAATTTGGTGTAAATGACAGTGCAGTCAACAGTTTGTGGTATTCAAAATGCATGCCTATTTCAGAGCAATGCAACTACAACAAAACCTGGATATAATTATTTCTATCATCTATTGtcaattgtaattaaatctaaattatcaAGTACTTATGTGTCTTATCTTACAAGAAATTATTGTGATCACTGAAGCACATGGCTGTAACACTTCTATACTCTTACTAAAATatcttagaaaaataaaaactcagtATTATTTTGCCCTCCCCATGACCCTAACCCTGGTGCTAAAGATCTGTAATTGCATAGTCCAATCAtaatttagattataatatatattaattccTAACTGAAACTGAGACCTAATTATAACAAGCACAAAGCTCTAAACAACTTAAGATCCTCTTTTTTCTGTTGCAGTTGTGCCAAGACTGCTTTTTGAAAATTGGGAACCTGCTGACCTGAAGGCATTTTTCATGGAACCCACATCAATTACAGAGCAAAAGGCTCTCATAGCTGAAGTAAAGAAAACATGCAAACAGTGGAATTTTAATGGAAttgttttagaaatattatCACAGATTGGAAAGTATATTGATAAGTCTGTGAAATTTATACAACAGTTTGGTATGTAgcaatgatttttattaacttgatttttaggtaaaatattatttcaatacattttaatacCTCCCAAATTGGTAGTTGGCAGGTTATAGTATCTCACTTTGTGAATGGGATTTTGAGCTGGAAGGAAAACAAAATGGGTGTGCACAAAATATCCAAAATATATGATTGTAGTAGACCTCATTATAATAAGAACCTGACTTGGAATTCAAAACTGTCTGTCATCAtgatgccatcatcatcattatcaacccaaattcgctcactgctgagcacgagtctcctctcagaatgagaggggttaggtcaacagtccaccaagctggcccaatggggattggcagacttcacagacgcaaatgattaagaaaattctctggtatgcaggtttcctcatgatatttttttcttcaccgtttaagtTACAtgagatttaatttcttaaaatgcacataactgataagttggaggtgcatgccccggagcggatttgaacctacgccctctggaattggaggcagaggtcatatccactgggctatcaccactgccacttcgcgactcgttgagctatgtcagtgactttggtttgtctgcgaatctcctcattgatgattcaatcacgcagaaaaaattccaagcatagctcgctccattgcccgctgagtgactttgagccttctta
This window of the Bicyclus anynana chromosome 19, ilBicAnyn1.1, whole genome shotgun sequence genome carries:
- the LOC112045325 gene encoding chitinase domain-containing protein 1 → MKYIAALFQILIISNVCLATLSPPSDKKSQKGVKPQEGSRKNNVLDRKLVVETPYVKDILKYHATYHQETSLRNFKNTILGYVTPWNNKGYDVAKIWAPKFNYISPVWLQIKRQSPHVYIISGLHDVDHAWMKTVKQKGSVSDLKIVPRLLFENWEPADLKAFFMEPTSITEQKALIAEVKKTCKQWNFNGIVLEILSQIGKYIDKSVKFIQQFGLEMTEDNLSLIIVYPPFRGYPSDEFFIQAFNEIYPYVNAVSVMTYDFSNPQKPGPNAPLYWMKLCLEKLIGNEENPSKRSKILLGLNFYGNSYTANGGGPIVGTEYIELLKNAKANQVISYNNNTAENYIEIKTSQGAKKIFFPTLFSIQKRLELADEFGTGVAIWELGQGLPYFYDLL